atgagcattaaaataattttatttttttttctattactttttttgataatttttttaaaaatggtattaatttatataattctttatCAGTAGCATCATCAAAcctaaaaagaaaatatatatataattacaacttttttaatatatattaaaataaaaagaaaaaatgcatatataaaaaaaaaaaaataacatctCTTACCAACTTTCAATTAAGATACAGTTATCTTCACAGAATTTTTGAACATATGTagaattctaaaaaaaaaaatagtaggaaataatacatatatatatatatatatatatatatatgtatttatttatttggaTATATTTTAGTTCATACGTCAATGACAATAACATTGTTTAAATCTCTtcctaattttttaatatcttttacataattatttttcctaataaataataaaaaaaagtaaattttttttttattcttatatttgtttgtatatttatgttttattaGAATATTTTCAGCatcaaatttttaatttctataatttttttatttttagttatCAATTTATACCAGCAAGAACAGGATTCCCTAAATAATCTATAAGCACAAACATTATCTACATCTAATTTATCAATTACTGCGTTTGCAtactattataaaaaaaaatatatatatttctgttttaattttttggaaataataaaaaaagttttagtTTTTATACTTTTGATAAACTAGCAGTAAAAATTACTACTTCATAATATTTCgatatttctttaaaaaaatcgTCAACACCTGAATGTgtaaataaatgtaaaattataatattattgcataaatttacttttaatttttaatttccattttttttttcttttttaaccTGGTCTTTTCttaacataaataaaataatgacCGTCCTCTAAATTAATCtataaagaatttaaaaaaaaaaaattttatatgtacaaaaataaatatacattattatatacaaaaCAGGagtatttatatacatatatatataaaggagatatattcctttatttttaaaatataatattcaaGAATTACATCAactttaaaagaattttctttatctctTTTTATTGTACTGTGAACAAGTGTCTCATCTAAATCAAGCACTATTGTCTTTTTAcccttcaaaaaaaaaaataaaataaaataaaataattttttaatataaaaataaatgtaatttaaaaaacaaaaaaaagtatcAACAAATTTACTactttatctttttctttttgttgccccagtaaaaatttatttgaatcataattttcataatttatatttaaagggctttcatttccttttttattacttaatACTTTtgtatcatatatatttaataaacttaattttttcaatttttttatttttttcttcttccttaaataaaatttttttcttttaattttcgCATCcaattcattttcattattatgaGAAAAactatttgaattttttttatttgcaaaaaaaataaaagacctaaattttttaaaataagaatgaagttttttcttttttattcttattatatctatttttttttcaattttttttcttttttttttataataactaTTATAGTAATTTTCTTTAGGAACACTTGTTATTAAATCCTCaatatttactttatttttagcACATGAAGAATTATTAGAATCTTTATATtcatcttttatattatcacaGTTGTTCAAATTCAAAACAACATTCATACTCTTTTTATGTAATAAactattttcatcatttatattatttatatcactTAAGTTGTCTATATCTCTTAAGTCATCTATATCacctaatttttttatattaataaaattatttttattattttctataatgTATGtcatttttgttaaattttcttcttttatattcTCATTAATTTGATTTAGAGTATTTCCATtacatttttcattttgattattatttattatcaaaatttctttttcactTATGAttctttcattaatttttgttcttttatTATCTATGAAaaaaccttttttttttttcttaaattccTTTTTCTCTgtactttcttttttttcctcttttataattttcatttctgATAAATTGGCACATTCTCCTAAATTCAcatttttgataaaatttttgtttaaatttaaattactattatctttataatattcattaacctttttattattttttatttttttgaaagaaTCATTTAAACTCTCTAAGTTATGTAAAGATATGTTTTTTTCTAAACtttctcttttatttatatgcatacttttattttttaatgattttttattatttaaattatcgttctcttttttatatagattAAATATTTCAGTTGTACTAATAAAATTTCCAATCTtcgatttatttttttcattaaaaaaaaatttttctttaatactttttttctcattatttttattatcaaaattagagaaaatttttttttttataaattctgaataatttttgttcatattaatttgtttttcatctttctttttatatttatcatatctatactttaatatatattcttttttcttgtctattttatcatttttttcttccaaAACAAAATTAGAATTAAGTGAACAATCTTTTTTGTCCGTTGAATCATTATCACCTTTAAGGAATGttatatccttttttttatttttaattttattttgattaatttttgttttttctttattatcctcattttcttcttcattatctttattttctttttcatcattcccattttctttttcattatccTCATCTTCTTTCTCATCATtcacattttctttttcattatttccattatcctttttattattcccattttctttttcattatttccattcttctttttattattctcattttctttttcattatctccattcttctttttattattctcattttctttttcattatctccattcttctttttattattctcattttctttttcattatccCTATTctcctttttattattcttattttctttttcattatctttattttttttatcgtcattttcattattttctttaccatttttttttttttctttattgttcttttcattttctttgtTGTTACTGTTTCCTTTTTCGCTACCTTCCTTTTTATccttattttcatatttttcaatattattattcatttcttcattattttttttttttcctttattatctttattttttctttcattagTCACAATTTTctgataaatttttttacttcttttaaatattttttctacatcatctttatttttctcttttgtTAAGACTTGTTCATTTTCCATAactgttttatttattttattaacttttaaaaaaatttgatttatataattataattcatATCTTTGTCTTCTTTATTATCCTTGGTACTATAAAAATgtctttctttatttttactcTCCATTCTTATTTCTTCTGATGAATTTATTTGATTACTCCAATCGCTATCCATAATTGAACTTAATGAgtaatattcttttatattgtCATTTGAATatgctttattattttttaattcttctatATTGGATATaatgtaattattttttttttttttattaaattttttaattctttttggTCTCCAAGATCTACCTTTAatactatttaaaaaaataaaatcattcATTCTAACGTAATTCTTTCCTTCATCTAATGCATAATAATATTCCTTCCTATGTTTTAAAACTTTATTATTAAgtgaattaatatttttatttggaaatttactttttatctgctttattttaaaatcatctattttattattatttgaagTATTTGagtttaattctttttttccctcatttatattaaaactttttatattcctttcataatttttttttttattatttttaaaatttttttgattaagtatatttctctttttatattcattgtGTGTATTTATTTGTTCATCTAGGAATAAACTTGAACTAATTAACTTACCcttgtttattattttatttttttcatttttttcattttttttctgttcACATTTTTTTGAACAGGTATTGTCATTATTCATAGAACATACAATTTTTGTATTAGTTCCCACGAATTTTtgattttcatttaaattatcattttttcttttaattttgaagaaaatattttttaatatttttactttttctgctgaatttaaaattttttttgaagagtttcttaataattttacaaaaattgattttcttaaattcctcttattattattatcaacatttatttttttattatatttactaTCACATAAAACATTGGTATTTCTTTTCTTATGTTCAAATTTcctatttaataatttaaataggtttttatttcttttacttctctcattttttattttatgattaTTATTGTTGCAATTTAAATCTTTAATTGTGTCATTTCCATGTCTATATTCACATTTTAaggaataattaaaataagccaaattatttttagtaCTATCATCTGAAGTGGAACTACCATTATTctcatatttttcatttaaatcattttctttttttttaatattctttgggatttttatactttttattggcctttttttctttaggatgaaatatatattactaCTGTTTCTATTCTTTCTTAAACCattatcatttaatataaaataaggtGATATTATATTGTATTGTAATTTTtccaaatatatattatcatttaacTTTAGTATATCATTTTCTCTAACattcttatatttattattttttttcatttcaaagaatatattttttttatattgtttatatttatgttttatttctgtcttttattttcttctagaatataaattaataaaattctttaattatttacatagtttatatatattttcaaattttttttttttttaaacttgttttaataaattattacatttaattattttacttttgaTACATTAGaatatttctaattttaCTTGATACGATTGGCATTAAATTTATGAAATTAGTGTATAGTagtaatatatttcttttaatgatgcaattatttttatttttataataatttctaTGATCtatctttatattattaatattattaatctaataatattctttaaagaatatacttttttaactattatttttttatcctttaataagaatacaaaaaatttcataaaattattattttatactatttattttttttttttttcaaataaaaataataataaaaagatatatgtctatataatataataaatgacttttttttaattttactgtACATTTTGGCATTTGaacaacttttttttttttttttttgtactgAGATCAAAAGTTAGtcaaaaattttaacaaaaataataattaaaaaaaaaaaaaaattaaaaattgaatataTTCTTTGTtactaatttattatattatgcatgtttattttcattaaattgtattaaaaaaaaaaaaactcttTTAATAGATTTGTACTAtatacaacaaaaaaaaaaaaagaaataaaaaaatatatttatgaaaccaaataaaaagatttaaTGTACAAtaataagttttaataaaaataagatttaaaaaaaaaatttaatttttgttgaaaattaaaatttttttaaaatatttctcaTTATAACGGATCTTAAATGATTATATTTTAACCAATTTTCCACACATTTTTGTAAattgatatattaaaaaaatataatataaaaaaaaaaaaaaattaaatatttaaaatatatacatttaaaaatactcTTCattaaaatgataaaatatatttacataataaaatGGATATTCACTGTGtaaatttttagaatatgtgtaatatattttgttgtaaaagtgaaaaaaaaaaaaaaaaagcttttatataatacaaaaataaatactaaATTAAAATCtacatatttaaatatattcatcAATAAAACATTATTTATGAAATTTATCAAGGAGCATTAAAATACATTGACAAGTCGAAATACCTTATATTCGAATATTTTAcattgaaatatatttttaagaatatttaaaattttcttataattcaaataatatataaaatggtTTAACCagtaagaagaaaaaaaaaaaaatttaattcatcACATACATTACttaaatatgtatttaatAATCCTAATATGAAatggatatatatatatatatatattgatttaaaaaaaaaaagtataataaaatataaatgaaaatagtactattattttttattccttttttacttataacttatttttataacaaatatacaaaaataatttaagattgtttatttttttttttttttcttttataaatcttaataaaataaaagtgtacttaaaatatttttcattaaatttccaaaaaaaaattttaacttcTACAAAAATCCTATAAATGTTAACAACTGTAGAATGCTGAATTTATACTAGTTTTGcataaaatttgaaaaaaaaagagaaaaaaaaatattaaagattTTTTATTAGCATAAATCTTAGAAGACTATatgaatttatataaaaaatatacaaattttttctaaatatatattttgtaaaaatatttaacttttattcattttattttattttaaaagataagAAAGAtctctaatttttttatattttcaattcATCCTATATAATGCAaatctcatttttttttttgaatttccctttttctataaatccgttattacttaaatatttataatatacttTAAGAATTTCtctaaataaataatatttcaaataGATAAggataataatgatatatttcAATAATCAAACTatttagtttttatttttttattgaagtGTTATCTTTTAtaggaaatatatatatatttttttttatttaatatgttccaattttataataaaatatattataaaaaatgaactgcaaaaaaaaaaaaaaaaaaaaaaaaataaaaatagtgtTACAAAATGTTAatataaaaactaaaaaataaacatagatttataatttaaaattaaaatatttaaatatacatttCGTTAtgctaaaatattttcttattttttaaaaataatatatccttacaaaaaa
The sequence above is drawn from the Plasmodium relictum strain SGS1 genome assembly, chromosome: 14 genome and encodes:
- the NIF1 gene encoding NLI interacting factor-like phosphatase, putative — its product is MKKNNKYKNVRENDILKLNDNIYLEKLQYNIISPYFILNDNGLRKNRNSSNIYFILKKKRPIKSIKIPKNIKKKENDLNEKYENNGSSTSDDSTKNNLAYFNYSLKCEYRHGNDTIKDLNCNNNNHKIKNERSKRNKNLFKLLNRKFEHKKRNTNVLCDSKYNKKINVDNNNKRNLRKSIFVKLLRNSSKKILNSAEKVKILKNIFFKIKRKNDNLNENQKFVGTNTKIVCSMNNDNTCSKKCEQKKNEKNEKNKIINKGKLISSSLFLDEQINTHNEYKKRNILNQKNFKNNKKKNYERNIKSFNINEGKKELNSNTSNNNKIDDFKIKQIKSKFPNKNINSLNNKVLKHRKEYYYALDEGKNYVRMNDFIFLNSIKGRSWRPKRIKKFNKKKKNNYIISNIEELKNNKAYSNDNIKEYYSLSSIMDSDWSNQINSSEEIRMESKNKERHFYSTKDNKEDKDMNYNYINQIFLKVNKINKTVMENEQVLTKEKNKDDVEKIFKRSKKIYQKIVTNERKNKDNKGKKKNNEEMNNNIEKYENKDKKEGSEKGNSNNKENEKNNKEKKKNGKENNENDDKKNKDNEKENKNNKKENRDNEKENENNKKKNGDNEKENENNKKKNGDNEKENENNKKKNGNNEKENGNNKKDNGNNEKENVNDEKEDEDNEKENGNDEKENKDNEEENEDNKEKTKINQNKIKNKKKDITFLKGDNDSTDKKDCSLNSNFVLEEKNDKIDKKKEYILKYRYDKYKKKDEKQINMNKNYSEFIKKKIFSNFDNKNNEKKSIKEKFFFNEKNKSKIGNFISTTEIFNLYKKENDNLNNKKSLKNKSMHINKRESLEKNISLHNLESLNDSFKKIKNNKKVNEYYKDNSNLNLNKNFIKNVNLGECANLSEMKIIKEEKKESTEKKEFKKKKKGFFIDNKRTKINERIISEKEILIINNNQNEKCNGNTLNQINENIKEENLTKMTYIIENNKNNFINIKKLGDIDDLRDIDNLSDINNINDENSLLHKKSMNVVLNLNNCDNIKDEYKDSNNSSCAKNKVNIEDLITSVPKENYYNSYYKKKRKKIEKKIDIIRIKKKKLHSYFKKFRSFIFFANKKNSNSFSHNNENELDAKIKRKKFYLRKKKKIKKLKKLSLLNIYDTKVLSNKKGNESPLNINYENYDSNKFLLGQQKEKDKGKKTIVLDLDETLVHSTIKRDKENSFKVDINLEDGHYFIYVKKRPGVDDFFKEISKYYEVVIFTASLSKYANAVIDKLDVDNVCAYRLFRESCSCWKNNYVKDIKKLGRDLNNVIVIDNSTYVQKFCEDNCILIESWFDDATDKELYKLIPFLKKLSKKTSVICELRKYNKNKKKKKIKFLR